DNA from Pelobacter propionicus DSM 2379:
ACAGGATGCAACACCTGCGCACGGGCAAGGAAACCCGCGGTTACGCGGCCGTCGAGTACCTGCTCTTTGCCCCCGCCGGCGCCGCGGCGGCAACGGCCGGAGGGCGGTGCGAGCATCTCAGGGATGTCACCGCCGAGATCGCGGCCGTCACCTCCCGGGCGGAACAGGAATGGGACAAGGGGTACGGCAGGGAGTTCGTTGCGGCAGGAGACGGCAAACCCTTCCTGGTGCCGGGTGATGCCCTGAGTCTCATTCTCGCCAGGACCCTGAACAGCATCGAAACCGTGCTGCGGGACGGGATCGGGGTCCCCGGTGGTATTTTCACCGGCAGGCCCAGGCCCGAGCTTTTCTACGGACGGCGCAGCGCCACCACCCGTGAAGCCTTTCAGGCGACGCTGGAGGGGCTCAACCGGTCGCTCCTGGGCGGCGGTTCCGCCAGTATCGTGAACCTGGTGGCCACCCGGGACGGGCTCGTCTCCAGGAAGAATCCTGCCCTTGCCGCCGGCATCAGGCGGCAGCTGGAGATAATCGGGAACACCATCGCGAAGCTGGATGCCGCCGACCTGGGCTCCCATGGGGGAAAGCC
Protein-coding regions in this window:
- a CDS encoding imelysin family protein, which produces MTRFSPTSSAILLPCLLALAAALPPAAVAAAPTEPGVLASLATGVIRPSLTELADTARKLADSSRRMCQRRDMAGLTAAQDDWRKASAAWRRSVPFQFGPAANLERRLGGPTQETVLEAAVRDDRMQHLRTGKETRGYAAVEYLLFAPAGAAAATAGGRCEHLRDVTAEIAAVTSRAEQEWDKGYGREFVAAGDGKPFLVPGDALSLILARTLNSIETVLRDGIGVPGGIFTGRPRPELFYGRRSATTREAFQATLEGLNRSLLGGGSASIVNLVATRDGLVSRKNPALAAGIRRQLEIIGNTIAKLDAADLGSHGGKPSRRLKRLYDGMEKLQKQLVEATLVLELDVRSATEKQ